In one Rhopalosiphum padi isolate XX-2018 chromosome 3, ASM2088224v1, whole genome shotgun sequence genomic region, the following are encoded:
- the LOC132927750 gene encoding KRAB-A domain-containing protein 2-like, with protein MNYQDHNTKFLLLHPLESKRAIEVANKLLTIFLKFGAPKILQSDNGREFVNSIIKKLKDLWPQCTIVHGRPRHPQSQGSVERSNQDIENMIRAWMKDNQSKKWSVGLQFVQFQKNSSFHQIIGRSPYKALFGCDPKIGLSSSNLPSEIIKKLTTEEHLEEILNNIQPEHEKEQITSYCSICNTEMLTEVEFAETIICDLCKTSEQINKQRQLGYQGQEKAAEIMLKVSQTRVPDLQIGDCVLITVPKVDLGPSDPANVIAVIVNQNEHKLHQLGTQYGLVKGWYNSASLKPTTSNFLKITKVNNDKELT; from the exons ATGAATTATCAGGACCACaatacaaaatttttattattgcatcCTCTTGAAAGCAAACGAGCTATAGAAGTGGCAAACAAATTACTcactatttttcttaaatttggaGCCCCTAAAATACTTCAGAGTGATAATGGACGAGAATTTGTTAACTCcattattaagaaattaaagGATCTGTGGCCACAATGTACGATAGTCCACGGCCGACCACGTCATCCCCAAAGTCAGGGAAGTGTTGAAAGAAGTAATCAAGACATTGAGAATATGATTCGTGCTTGGATGAAGGATAACCAATCTAAAAAATGGTCGGTTGGATTACAATTTGTACAGTTTCAAAAAAATTCGTCTTTCCATCAAATAATAGGACGATCGCCGTATAAAGCATTATTTGGATGTGACCCGAAAATTGGATTGTCATCATCAAATCTTCcatcagaaataataaaaaaactaaccaCTGAAGAACATCttgaagaaattttaaataatattcaacctGAACATGAAAAAGAACAGATTACATCATACTGTAGTATTTGCAATACAGAAATGTTAACTGAGGTTGAATTTGCCGAAActattatttgtgatttatgtAAAACTAGTgaacaaataaacaaacaacGTCAACTTGGATATCAAGGACAAGAAAAAGCAGCTGAAATCATGTTAAAG GTCAGCCAAACAAGGGTTCCTGATTTACAAATTGGTGATTGCGTCTTAATAACAGTACCTAAAGTAGATCTAGGACCGTCAGATCCTGCCAATGTAATTGCAGTTATTGTCAATCAGAACGAACATAAACTTCACCAACTCGGAACTCAGTATGGCTTAGTAAAAGGGTGGTACAATTCAGCAAGTTTAAAACCCACGacatctaattttttaaaaattaccaaagttaataatgataaagaaCTTACATAA
- the LOC132924147 gene encoding protein C10 isoform X1, whose product MTTPIQFDSNTMRVILAEILESLTTCENALNLEDAKSKAGNDMLKVMQYVYPIVVSTQMDVIKKYGLPEGREGIIKFTRSVVAFEKDDRVVADLHRQIRSFYLPPVNVSSAVTSHV is encoded by the exons atgacaACGCCTATACAATTTGATTCAAATACTATGAgag ttattttggcTGAGATTTTGGAATCTCTTACAACTTGTGAAAATGCGTTGAATTTAGAAGATGCTAAAAGTAAGGCTGGCAATGATATGCTAAAAGTTATGCAGTATGTTTATCCAATAGTTGTTAGCACTCAGAtggatgtaataaaaaaatatggactTCCTGAAGGACGAgaag gaattataaaatttaccaGAAGTGTAGTTGCATTTGAAAAAGATGATAGAGTAGTAGCTGATCTTCATCGCCAGATAAGATCATTTTATTTACCACCCGTCAATGTTTCAAGTGCTGTAACTTCACATGtgtag
- the LOC132924146 gene encoding zinc finger CCHC domain-containing protein 8 homolog, with product MSVNKEAMECEPTTNDDYDEFNNVEPGYSGIEEPYDCSRPNDNFEPHDASGPSDDLKQDCYPETNDLESKEKSEPLFVIDKTKNFRLNRPIQYEISPNKNKYGKNNFAAQRQNSCWNCNSVNHSLHNCPEPRVQWKIAKNRNAFLMQKQQQQNSGGRNFKNRFGNHKNVRYFIAGTKTLWSDLTPGKLSDNLLKALGVPENGLPVHIYKMREHGYPSGWLEEAREEYSGISIYTTPNECLPLPGRENGINDYFHCNINERKLHEFPGFNAPCPPDVIDEGKKFGCPEYNPEQSLKHMYERLKNGQIGKNGIALSGTSSQDMGLASIKNECSTDGNTLDIKIKEELKKGPPSSPEDGEITEDESKSENNDEKFSSNETVPEIDEQNTSKSFVSCVDTQNDSQTNISDSKMTENELFSTPTSKRQFGDVKSEILGTPVLKNFSSYGNRPTHEHFAKGMVDMVDHENLPNSIGTFQKLKEILKDVRKTIKDLI from the exons ATGAGTGTAAACAAAGAGGCCATGGAATGTGAACCTACTACAAATGATGACtatgatgaatttaataatgtagAACCAGGATACAGTGGTATAGAAGAACCATATGATTGTTCAAGACCTAATGACAATTTTGAACCACACGATGCTTCAGGACCTTCTGATGATTTAAAACAAGATTGTTATCCAGAAACCAATGATTTAGAATCAAAAGAAAAAAGTGAACCACTGTTTGTCATAGACAAAACTAAAAACTTTAGACTAAATCGCCCAATACAATACGAG atttcacctaataaaaataaatatggaaaaaataattttgcggCACAAAGACAAAATTCATGTTGGAATTGTAATTCTGTAAATCATTCCTTACATAATTGTCCAGAACCCAGAGTTCAATGGAAAATTGCAAAAAACCGAAATGCTTTTCTTATGCAAAAACAACAGCAACAAAATTCTGGCGGTAGAAACTTCAAAAATcg atttggaaatcataaaaatgtacgaTACTTTATAGCAGGAACTAAAACTCTATGGAGTGATTTAACACCTGGTAAATTAAGTGATAATTTGTTAAAAGCATTGGGTGTTCCTGAAAATGGACTTCCAGTACATATCTATAAAATGCGAGAACATGGTTATCCTAGCGGATGGCTTGAAGAAGCTAGAGAAGAATATTCCGGAATTTCAATATATACTACACCTAATGAAT GTTTACCTCTTCCTGGTAGAGAAAAtggaataaatgattatttccATTGCAATATCAACGAGAGAAAATTACATGAATTTCCTGGATTTAATGCTCCTTGTCCACCAGATGTTATtgat gAAGGGAAAAAATTTGGTTGTCCTGAATATAATCCCGAGCAAAGCCTTAAACATATGTATGAAAGATTAAAAAATGGGCAAATCGGTAAAAATGGAATAGCGTTGTCTGGAACTAGTAGTCAAGACATGGGTCTTGCATCTATCAAAAATG aatGTTCAACTGATGGAAACACCttggatataaaaattaaagaagaattaaaaaaaggACCACCCTCATCGCCAGAAGATGGAGAAATTACGGAAGATGAAAGTAAATCTGAAAATAATGACGAAAAG ttctcATCTAATGAAACAGTGCCGGAAATTGATGAGCAAAATACTTCAAAGTCCTTTGTAAGTTGTGTAGATACCCAAAATGATTCTCAAACAAATATCTCTGATTCAAAAATGACGGAAAATGAATTGTTCTCAACACCAACATCAAAAAGGCAATTTGGTGATGTGAAATCTGAAATCCTTGGCACTCCAGTTCTTAAAAACTTTTCTTCATATGGAAATAGACCAACCCATGAACATTTTGCTAAAGGAATGGTTGATATGGTAGATCATGAAAACTTACCAAATTCAATAGGGACATTCCAAAAAttgaaagaaatattaaaagatGTACGCAAGAcaattaaagatttaatatga
- the LOC132924147 gene encoding protein C10 isoform X2, with translation MQTYSFILAEILESLTTCENALNLEDAKSKAGNDMLKVMQYVYPIVVSTQMDVIKKYGLPEGREGIIKFTRSVVAFEKDDRVVADLHRQIRSFYLPPVNVSSAVTSHV, from the exons ATGCAGACGTATTCCT ttattttggcTGAGATTTTGGAATCTCTTACAACTTGTGAAAATGCGTTGAATTTAGAAGATGCTAAAAGTAAGGCTGGCAATGATATGCTAAAAGTTATGCAGTATGTTTATCCAATAGTTGTTAGCACTCAGAtggatgtaataaaaaaatatggactTCCTGAAGGACGAgaag gaattataaaatttaccaGAAGTGTAGTTGCATTTGAAAAAGATGATAGAGTAGTAGCTGATCTTCATCGCCAGATAAGATCATTTTATTTACCACCCGTCAATGTTTCAAGTGCTGTAACTTCACATGtgtag